The Alosa sapidissima isolate fAloSap1 chromosome 12, fAloSap1.pri, whole genome shotgun sequence nucleotide sequence GGCTTGGCTCAGAGGTTGGCAACCTTAACTCTCAAAAGAGCCATTTTTTgaccagaaataaaaaaaagaaatctgtcTGGGGCCACACAAATATGTGAGCCCATGAAATCCAGGGAGGCCTCAGCATATTGGTCTGAATTAGCTTCACACACCATCACCTAAATCAGGGGTTGGAAGTACCCTGTTGGAAGTACCCTAACCGTTTTACATTGCCCAATGTTTTTCTCCACATTATAATAATCAGATTCATGATGATAATTATAACAATACAATTCTGTTAGCATGTAATAACCTTAACATTTCTGCTCAGTGTTCAAATGTTTTCCCTGACGATCTACACAAACAAATTTGATTTGTTTTACTCCAAATATTTTTACACTATTACTGACCTGGTAagacatagactgtataaataatGAAAAGTCCAGCAAAGTATAAAGGTAAAGTAAGGAGCACCAGGATATGACATATTAAGCAGATACATTTCAGCTGacagttttcaaaacatttctctgttttttttatacattttactctgggtataggctacacatttccagtAGTTAATAACGTAAGGATggtagcctggagattccagacccaaatctgaaagattaagggtctgccCATgactaatgtaatggcccatGGCCCAGTACTATTTTCAATAGTACTATTTCAATTTTAGACAAAAAGCCAGGGAGTCACCAGAGAGGGGCTGAAGGGCCACATGTGGAGCTGACCCCTGGTCTTGACCTATTCAGGTCAAGGCAGAATAGTAGGCAACCCATCTCCTCATGCACCCACACATTGTTTTGGCTTTGTCATAAATTAGGGGAGAATGGGGATGGTTGCAACAAGGGGATCAGGAATGATACAGTGATGATATACTGCACATGCTCAGTtaacctctcctccttcctgggAGAAAGCAGCCATGTGGCCATTCTTTCTACAAGAATAGCCTACTTTTCAAGGTAGGCCTAAAAGTATATGTTTTTTTATGGATTAATAAAGAACACATTTCAATAGTCAGCTATCACCCCTAATTTTCTTCTCTCTACCctcatcgacacacacacacacacaggggtggaCAGTAACTACATTTACTtgactgtacttaagtatgattTTTGAGTATCTGTACTTAACTTGAGTAaatatttttggaaactttTTTTGGAAACTTTTTCTCCACTATGTTTGAAAGAcaaatactgtacttttgactccactacatttgaaatatgagcatgaagtactcattaggcctacttttaaccACATTTTGTTCCTTGAATGCAATAATACGATAGACCATCTTGAAGTTAATTTTTTCAATAATTAAATTTGAACTTGGCTGAATTGGCTGTGGTAATGATGGTGACAACATATTCTTCATCAGAAGATTCAGAACATCCTCCATGTAGCCTGGgagacgaacctgttagcaattgagatttgagaagtGGTCTGGTGTTAACCAGGCTATCCTCCATGATCATTGTGAAATTGGAATGAAATTAGACAATCACCTGACATTCACCATTAGCTAGAtctttagcctacatcattAATAATAATCTACTCATAACTGAGTTCTCTGGTTTTGTATTCGGCAGtgaaaatgttttagatttgtGAACAGAAAATGAATACttatttaaattatattattgcATCCAGTTGCAAAGTTATAAAAATAGGTAAAATGTGTTTATTGGATGTAAGGAACTAAAGGTTTGTTCAAGTCCTATGACCGACCAAAATATGCATACCCTATTAATGGCCaaattaacattacattacaatacattaaaaaggaaaataCCTGTAGGCTACTTCTGAATAgcctaagtaggcctatttttaaaagtagcctacttctgtACTTCAACTTTCGcttgtattggagtaatatttgacaaggCTATCTATACTTTCACTTAAGTAAAGGGATTTTGTAGGCAACTTCGTCCACctctgcgcgcacacacacacacacacacacttaactgtGCATCTGCAGACTCCGTTTGTATAAATGACTTAACTGGAGTCTGCAGATGCACACTTAATAGGCTACTTtccaacattcacacacagttcAGTTAAGTAACATTTCACGGAAGTAAGCCATAATTTCAGTGTCttgattcttgaatttcccctggagatcaataaagtatctatctatctatctatctatctatatatctatctattttgATTTTTGAAAGTAGGCTATCCTGGTAACGTTAGCCTTTTTGTATTTCAAATGCAGGCCttagctagcctagaaatctggcccgccaggctaggccttagcctagcctatttgaaaATCAAAATTTCTTTTACTACTCTTTGTTTTTGTAGGCTAGCCTGGAGCCACATTACCTTAGTGAAGACCAGTGCACAAATGAAATAAAGAAATGTTAAAGAATGACTTTACTTATCTGAATGAATGTTACAACTGCCCATAGCTGTCAACCCTCCCGTTTTTTCCGGgtttctcacgtattttaacttttttcccgctttaatattttcccgtaaatATCCCGTATTTTAAcaatctcataacattagctctACCATCGGACTTGTCAGTCTctgtactgttgtcctgttgctacACCCTTGcacttccaacgaaacagatgttttcaaagcatcgttttgcttgcttgaaggcgacagTGAGACTATTTAAGATGATgacgtgattgtcgtgagagcacgattcagtgGCACCCATCCGCATAGTGTAGGCTACGGCGACTCGGCCTACCACTCGGCTACGAGTAGAGAAATAATTCCCCGTTTGAATTCACTctaagttggcctaccataacttcccaactctgcactgtatcccataaactgcatgaccggctatttatattttctctctaaaataaccaaatgcatttgttcaactttatgaagaagAATTACGccctataggctacttggaacgcaCACTTTTTGTTTGCAGAGAGAATGACAACGCACAGGGCCATCGATTAGGCTACAGAACTTTAGCCTTgctagggctgtataaagttgaccaaattaatataggctgttgttaggcgtaaataaagtaggctactttgttgtattgtttagctgaccaatgcacgagcTTGCAATTATGAAGCAAACCAATTTCAaagctcaatgttgacagctatgcaACTGCCCCTGTGGAccggccatagacagtaaaagatagggACCAGGCACTCTCCCCTACTCCGTCTCTTTTTCACTAGGTGGCTCTGTTGCACGGCTCTTGCGGCTCTGGCGTGTCCATTTTGACACGTGGTTCTGAACACAGAGGTAACCATAGAGACAGCGCGATACTGGCTAGCTAACTTGCGGCTAACAAATAGCTAGCTAGATGAGTGGggttttcttttactgtctagcTTCTATGGTTTGTTGTCGTCTGGGTCTGGTGTTGACTTCGCCGATTCATATCTGCAGTGTAATTTGGTGTTTGCCAGAGCTATCAAAATGAGTGCAATACACAACGGGTTTCCGAATTTGAGCTACCTATGGTGACGTTGTTATGATCCGTGTTGGTCCCAGCTTTTCCAGTAACGTTATGGGGAGAAGAAAAATGGTGGAGGAAGTATCTGCATCACTCGTCAGAGAATATCTTAGCCGAAAAGTAAGTTGAAAGCAAACTGGTAACGTGAGGTGAAAGACGTAATTCTTAGTTTCTGGAAATGGTACTACTGACAAATGTAGCTAATATGGCAAATAGGCCTGGGTAATGTAATGTATGGACAGGCCCAGCCAGACAGCGAGTGACTGCTCTCTGCTCTTCCAAAAAGAAGAAAGGGCTGAAGTTAGTTTGTTAGCATTGAGCTATTCATGTAACTGCTACCTGGCCCTCATTTAATTGCAACAATGTACACACATGGGAACAGTTTTGCCACACACTGTTCAAACACCAATCTTTCACAGGGACTGAAAAAGACTATTGCTTGTATGGACGAGGAATTACCTCGGTCAAGTTCCAGCATAAACAGTAGGGAAGATCTGCGCCGACTTCTCTATCTTGATAATCTTTACAAGAAAAACAAGGTAAGAATAAGAAGTAGGTATTCTGCCAACTTTAAGCAATAATCACTACACTAGGTTAACTACATCATAGAGCTATTGAGCCATTTTGGCTATTTTTTGTTACCCCGAGCGATTAATGAAAAATGGCCTCTATATGCATCACTATAGATTACATTTCCCTAACTTTTAGTTACAGGAGTTTCCATTTAAAACACTTTTGGAACTCATTGTGTGGTACCGAACTGAAGAGAGCGGAGGCACCAAGAGAAAGCAGCAAAGTAATGACTCTCAGCCACCTAGAGCTGAGAAGAACCTGACAAATTCTGTTGGCAGCTCTGTCACGATGCCTAAAGAGGCCAGTGGAACAGATGACAGCATAACAGGCTTTATTCAGCAGAAATCAAATGTGTCAAGGTATACACATGGCTTTTTGATACATTCTACTGTATTCTACTTTCAGTAGCCTAGAATGATGATTTCAATTGACATGGAAATTCAACACACAAGTAACATAGCCTATATCATTTACAGGTTGTCTAAAAGTGAAACTATCAGTTCACCTCCCATAGGGCTGACATCTTACTCAAAGGGTGCAAAATCTCCAGTCAACACTAATTCCAGTCTCACTGAGGGTGCATCAGACAGACTATCTTTGTCTAGCACTTCAGAGACTTCTAGCTCCTCTGATGCGATAGACCAGTCTACAGAAAAGCGGAGCTTGGTCAGTGAGAGCCTTAGGAGCAGAAGCACACGAATTCAGAGGGGTATGATGGCAGGGCCAGTAGCCAACTCTCCTCTGGTAAGCATTTGTCTCAGCCTGCAAGACAGCTGAcacattttgtgtgttgtgtttccgTAGCTCTGCGTCAGAATGACCCCCCTCccactccccccttctctctttcccatcAGGATGGTAGTAAAAAACGTGTAACACGCAAGTCGGCaggtccctctcctctctcagcaaAGGATGGAGAAATGAAGGAGTACAACACCTGGTTAAGCAGCATGACTCATAGTGCCACGTCTGACAGCGTTTTTCCAGAGAAGGGTATCCCAGCACCCCCAGCCTACTGGGAGAGGGTCGAGGACTTGCCGTCCGAGGGCCATTCGCCAGCAAGGGCCTGTGGTGAATTTGAGAAAGTCCACTGGGACAAGCCTCAGTCTGACATGTAGGCTTAATATCTATTTACTTAACATTTTCTGAGAGAAATATTCCTCTATTGTAGGGGCTAAATGTATGTCTTTTGTGTATTTCTAAATCTAAAGGGATTTTCTGCAATCGCTTGCTTTCAAGATTAATACTCAGCTATCGTGCTGAGAATTCCTATTCACTTTCAGTTTGAGCATACTTTCAGTGATCCTGAAATTCTTACTAGAACATTTCTTTTTTAGACCCAAACGGGAAGTGAGTCCAATGGCTAGTGAAGTTCATATGATGACGCTTGGTAAGTTGGTGTTCAGTCTTTAGCAGATACAGTAAGCAGCTGTACTGTTTTGTTGGTTTTCGTAAATTATGAATTCAAATGCAGAGTATACACTGATGAATGAGAGAACAGACCAAAGATCATAATAATCatgtagttattttttttagtaATAATTTGAACATTTGAAAAATCGATATTATGTCCTCTTACCATGAATTTCAACTATTGTGTTTGAAGGAcaggacgtttttttttttattctatttCTGAGAGTAATGTGTCTTTTCCTCTTCAGATGATATAGATGATAACGAGGAGGAGTTGTGTGGTCTCGCTAGACCGACTGTCAATCATTGTCTGCCTCAACACACTTTTGACTCGCATCCAATAGATCTTCCCACTGCCACTGTAAGAGTCCTTGGCCAGGAACTTCAGAGGGTGTTTTTGGTTACTTTTCACATTTTTGGGTGATATATTTACTCGTTTTTTATATTTACTTGTTACTCATAATTTCTTGCAGGCCTTGAAAGAGCTCCTCCTTGGTTCCCCTGTCAGTTGCTTTGGCGAAGAATGGAAATGTCAGAGTTTTGTTTTTTCGGATAAACCCAGTTTAAAATATGGGATTATACAGAAAAAGGTGTGGCTTGAACTTAGGCTCGTATCCAGGAGAGAATGTTACAGTGTGCAATCTTCCATCATCATTACTACTCATTAGAACTAAGACGGTTGTCTGAATGTCAGTCATAATGTTTGAAACGGTGCTTaattcatactgtatgacagCAAGTCTTGATAGCTAAGTGTCAAAAAGTTGTAATGTTACAATTTGCATTTCACTGAGTAATGTACTGACACTGGTTTGTTATTCtccataacaacaacaacaaaaatatgtatacacctgtgtgtgttctgcagggAGGTCCTTGTGGAGTGCTGGCCTCTGTACAAGCTTGCGTTCTGCAGAAATTTCTGTTTGAGGACACAGAATGTGACTTACCATTTCGGTAAGTCATGCCATCACAGAACCCTCCTCTACAGGCACAGTAGGACAGAAAGAAAGTGTCACTAAAAAGATAATGACCTGCTTTCGTCTTTATTTGAAATTCTCTGCAGGCAGTTGCAGCCATCACAATCAAAACGGACTCGCTGCCTAGCATTGGCTATCGCTGACATCCTCTGGAGAGCCGGAGACAGAAGAAAAGCTATTGTGGCAATGTAAGATTGTTGGCAATAGACAACCGTTTGCATGTGAGCATGAAGGAAATTAAATTATGAGTAGGATTACATTTGGTCCCCCAGCAATGTCATTGTGACTATATGCTTGATCATTGCAGAAACTCAAAAAGAAGTCATTTCACTCCAGTGAGACACTACAGATCAGATGGGGTTCTGGAGATGGTGAGGCATTTAGACCTAACAAGCGTTCATTGGAAACATTTATAAATGTAATTTTATTGAAAATGGAGGCAATACATATTGTAAATGTGTCTCTATTTTGTGTAATGTCTCCATGTGTAATATTGCAGATTACCTGCAATACGGTTAACAGTTTGGAAGAGCTCAGATCATTTTTGGAGCAGCATATATTCCAGGTAAACCATGTTAAGACTCTTGATTACATGTTGTCTCTCTTTGACATCTCACTCAGTTTCTTTTATAAATGTGTTCTGCGGTGTACTAGCATTGCTGGTATAGATGTTTCACATCTCTGATCAGCTCTTGTGATGTGATTTGTTGTAGTTTGAGTGCGGTCCCTTTGGGTGTATTCTACTCACTGTCTCTGCCATCCTCTCCAGATCGATTGAAGGGTAAGAAAGTAATGTTGGAGCACTTTGGCAGACAGATAGTTCTAAATAGACAAAGTTGAAGATCCAAAGTACTCTGTGCATTCCCTTCTCTGTTGGTTTTCATTAAAGGCGCCTGCTAATTCAAGGAATGTAGTTTGGGGAAGAAATGTCTATGCAAGAGAATTAGCTTTTGACATATGGCATAGCTCTGCTCTTCTATGCTGTCTCCACAGTTGTAGTTCCAGAAAGTTGCGGTAGTTGCATTTTTAAAACGTGATGTAATTGCGTGCTACTCAAGTTCAAATGGGTTTGTCACAGTGTGCCAGTAGTAGGCATTCTTGAAGTGCACCATGTACATTTATTTGTTCTTTGTCTGCCTTCCTCCTCAGACTGCGCAGTGACATGGATGTGCCCACAACCACTCTGATAGGAGCCCACGGCTACTGCACACAGGTTTGTGACATGCTGAGGTTTCCACTGAAATGCAACATGTGGAGAGCTGCCAATGCTGACACACATCCAGCCCCGATCAGACTCAGGCTCTGATGATCCCGTGCAGAGAGGACTGACGATCTGAGAGGGAGCTGTGAACACAGTTAACGCAGTTAATGACAAAGGCCCCTTGTTTGTTCCAGGAGCTGGTTAATCTCCTGCTGTGCGGCAGGGCTGTCTCGAATGTCTTCAACGGTGAGATGACACTGGAGTCAGGGAATGGCATGTTCACTTTGCTGAAGGGAGTCTCCGCCCGCAGTGATATCGGATTGCTCTCCTTGTTTGAACATTATAATATCTGTAAGGTACGGTCATTTAAGAAATTTATTTCAGGTCATACTGGTAGAGGGATGATTGTTCATAGCTCATCTCTGAGCTATGGGGTAAATGAGACTTCTAGCTCCCCCGTTGGGGTAGACCAGTCTACAGAAAAGCGGAGCTTGGTCAGTGAGAGCCTTAGGAGCAGAAGCACACGGATTCAGAGAGGTATGATGGCAGGGCCagtgagcgccgctgttgttgcaggtagctcactgcgccgggattagcgtgtgcttcacctcactgtgtattcactgtgtgctgagtgtgtttcactaattcacggattgggataaatgcagagaccaaatttccctcacgggatcaaaagagtatatatacttatacttatactatatgtAAATGCATTGACTGGATCCCCCGGTCAAAGACTCTTGGAATACCATGGCATCATACTAAAGCGCCACCTTGTGGTTTGTAAGGAATCTGTCATTGTAGTGTAGTTAGACACTCACCAATAGTTACTGCATTGTAATAGCAATGTATGTGGCTAGACCACATTAGATATATGCAGATGTATATAATGAacaaaagtacattttaaaatgCTTTTTAAATTCTAAAGGTTGGGGATTACCTGAAGCATCCCAGACATCCAATCTGGGTTGTATGCAGTGAGAGCCATTTCAGTGTGCTCTTCGCCTTGAACAAGAACCTGACGTCTGACCTGGTGGAGaagatgacctttgacctctactACTATGATGGCTTGGCCAACCAGCAAGAGCAGATATGCTTGACCGTCTGTAAGTCCATCTGTCCATTCCAGTTCAGTTTCCCTTTGTCCTTAATTTTTTAGTTCACAGGGAATGTAACTACATGTTCTGCTAACTGACGTTATTCACTGTATACAGTTCCCTGAGCATGTTGAATTACCAAAGAAAGGTTGTGTTTTTGAAAGGAAGGCTGTGCAATTCCAATTGTGAACTTTTgtcagttttttttgttgtttttgtaaagTTTGGCTCAAGTCCTTCTCATATTCTGGCAGCTTTCACTGACAGATACTGTATGCATGGAAGAAAATCAATTATGTGAACGTGACAGCGCCAGACTTAATTCAGggcaaataaatataaaattcaattgTTGAACTGTAAAATCCCACCAATTATAACAAAAGACTACCTGCCTGCCAATCCTCTCACATAACAAGTGAGGGCTTTGGTGAGAGCAATGATGGGGTATTTGTTTAGCTGTTGAATTTCTTAACGGCTTACCTCCATCAAACTTTCTGAATGTACCTGAAACATATCATATGTCATATAGTATGACACTCCGTTAGCATGGTACTTGATTACCTGGTCTCTGTCCCTAGGTACTCGATTATCATGGTACTCAGTTACCTGGTACTCAGTTTGTGATCATGGCAGTAATTCATACCTATTTACTACCGCTTATCCTTCCTGCCGTCAGCAACAGGCACTTCAAAGATGACTGCTGTTGGTGACTGTGTGGACAGTGATCTTATTCCTCCTCTGGAGCACTGCATAAGGACCAGGTGAGGAAACTGACCCCAGACCACAGACCCAAACTACAGGCACTTGCCAGAGCTGCTTTAAGACGAACGAGCATTTTTAAGAATTTGTAATATTAGTTTTCTGGGAAAGCCACAGAAGTTGTTTATAAGCAAAAGAGCTGCTAAGCAGGGTGctttgaaacgaagcagcattCTGCCTGAGGATTTATTGCTTTGCTGAACACTCATAACTAATAGGAAAATAATTATAGATCAGGCGTAGTACCCATATCCACATCAGTTCACTGGCCCTTTTATAAGCAATACTTTAGCAGCATGcaaatcattttattttattttgcttttcatTTTATTAATCATGTCTCTTTCTTAATCCGTAGATGGAAGAATGCAGTGGTCGACTGGAATGATACAGAGCCTATACTTTGATGTGACATTTATACACATCCAAACAGACAATTTAACATGGTTCGTTCCACAAGTTCACAGCTCATCCACATGATGTATAGCTCACAGTATTTACTGTGCATATGACTAACTGCATGTGTGATGAACATCTTAACTTGTCATTCGTATGAATGGGGCGAATCCTCAGAGAGCTATCCAAGTcatccttttaaaaaaaaaacatctagaGTATAGAAGCACAGGACACATATATAGACCATATTTATAAACGTATCCTTCTCCTCTCTAAGAATTCCTCTTTTTTTAACATGTCCTTTTCCTAACATGATTACACCAGATCAccttaacattaacatttacgATGTGCAGGAAAACTAAGCCTTTTATGTGCCTATGCCTAAATGAACATAACATGTACTGTATTatcatttttgtttcttttttaaaaaataacttaTTGTTATATAATTTATCTGGTCAATTAGATCTTTTCAATGTATTTTTCTCCATTGTCTTATGACATTGTTAACATTCATTATGCTTAGGTAATGTTTGTCCTTGATGTGCCTATACATAAGTGTATGTATGACATTATTTATTGGAGTACCATAAGCCTTTCAAAGGAATTGTTTTCCAAACAGTAAACATAAACAAGGTCTATTGTGTCTGTGAGGTTCTGTACAGTATCAGGGTTGTTGTGGGGCCAATTCCGATGCGAAATTACTGACCTTTAGGATGTCCAGGATGAGGGCAATCCTCTTATTGATCATTGCTCTCTTCTGCTCTGTTTGTAGATGCAAAGTGTATCTCCTATAAGTGGGTAGAACCACGGGGCAAGGTGAAGTAGTGCACAGGACACTCTTGCAGCAAAT carries:
- the mindy4 gene encoding probable ubiquitin carboxyl-terminal hydrolase MINDY-4 isoform X1, yielding MIRVGPSFSSNVMGRRKMVEEVSASLVREYLSRKGLKKTIACMDEELPRSSSSINSREDLRRLLYLDNLYKKNKLQEFPFKTLLELIVWYRTEESGGTKRKQQSNDSQPPRAEKNLTNSVGSSVTMPKEASGTDDSITGFIQQKSNVSRLSKSETISSPPIGLTSYSKGAKSPVNTNSSLTEGASDRLSLSSTSETSSSSDAIDQSTEKRSLVSESLRSRSTRIQRGMMAGPVANSPLDGSKKRVTRKSAGPSPLSAKDGEMKEYNTWLSSMTHSATSDSVFPEKGIPAPPAYWERVEDLPSEGHSPARACGEFEKVHWDKPQSDIPKREVSPMASEVHMMTLDDIDDNEEELCGLARPTVNHCLPQHTFDSHPIDLPTATALKELLLGSPVSCFGEEWKCQSFVFSDKPSLKYGIIQKKGGPCGVLASVQACVLQKFLFEDTECDLPFRQLQPSQSKRTRCLALAIADILWRAGDRRKAIVAINSKRSHFTPVRHYRSDGVLEMITCNTVNSLEELRSFLEQHIFQFECGPFGCILLTVSAILSRSIEGLRSDMDVPTTTLIGAHGYCTQELVNLLLCGRAVSNVFNGEMTLESGNGMFTLLKGVSARSDIGLLSLFEHYNICKVGDYLKHPRHPIWVVCSESHFSVLFALNKNLTSDLVEKMTFDLYYYDGLANQQEQICLTVSTGTSKMTAVGDCVDSDLIPPLEHCIRTRWKNAVVDWNDTEPIL
- the mindy4 gene encoding probable ubiquitin carboxyl-terminal hydrolase MINDY-4 isoform X2, with protein sequence MIRVGPSFSSNVMGRRKMVEEVSASLVREYLSRKGLKKTIACMDEELPRSSSSINSREDLRRLLYLDNLYKKNKLQEFPFKTLLELIVWYRTEESGGTKRKQQSNDSQPPRAEKNLTNSVGSSVTMPKEASGTDDSITGFIQQKSNVSRLSKSETISSPPIGLTSYSKGAKSPVNTNSSLTEGASDRLSLSSTSETSSSSDAIDQSTEKRSLVSESLRSRSTRIQRGMMAGPVANSPLDGSKKRVTRKSAGPSPLSAKDGEMKEYNTWLSSMTHSATSDSVFPEKGIPAPPAYWERVEDLPSEGHSPARACGEFEKVHWDKPQSDIPKREVSPMASEVHMMTLDDIDDNEEELCGLARPTVNHCLPQHTFDSHPIDLPTATALKELLLGSPVSCFGEEWKCQSFVFSDKPSLKYGIIQKKGGPCGVLASVQACVLQKFLFEDTECDLPFRQLQPSQSKRTRCLALAIADILWRAGDRRKAIVAINSKRSHFTPVRHYRSDGVLEMITCNTVNSLEELRSFLEQHIFQFECGPFGCILLTVSAILSRSIEGLRSDMDVPTTTLIGAHGYCTQELVNLLLCGRAVSNVFNGEMTLESGNGMFTLLKGVSARSDIGLLSLFEHYNICKVGDYLKHPRHPIWVVCSESHFSVLFALNKNLTSDLVEKMTFDLYYYDGLANQQEQICLTVCTSKMTAVGDCVDSDLIPPLEHCIRTRWKNAVVDWNDTEPIL